From the genome of Nakamurella flavida:
CAGGTCGCCAAGCACCTGGTCGCCGAGCTCGATCTGGACTTCGTCGCCGCCAACACCCTGGAGGTCGGCCCGGACGGCCTGCTCACCGGCGACCTCGTCGGGGACATCGTGGACCGGCCCGGCAAGGCCCGGGCGCTGGCCCGCTTCGCGATGGAGTCCGGCGTCGGGATGAACCAGACCGTCGCCGTCGGCGACGGGGCGAACGACATCGACATGCTCACCGCCGCCGGGCTGGGCATCGCCTTCAACGCCAAGCCGGTGGTGGCCGGGTTCGCCGACACCACGTTGAACCAACCGTTCCTGGACCCGGTGCTGTTCATGCTGGGACTGACCCGGGACGAGGTCGAGGCGGCCGACGCCGCCGACGGTTCGTTGCGGCGGGTTCCGCTGAACTGACCGGGGCTGGAGCGACCGGGGCGAGGGCAGTGCGGGTGAGGGGGACGGCATGACCGAGGACACGGCGGGCGATCAGACGGCGGGCGGGGGCCCGATGGGGCAGGCGCCGATCGGCGGGGCCCTGGCCCCGCTGCGGGCGCGGTACGCGAAGTGGATGGCGCTCGCCGCCGACCGGGTGCTGGCCGACCGGGAGGAGCCCGCCGACGAGGTGCGGGCCATGCAGCTGATCGTCCGGATGGAGCGGCAGCAGCCGCCGTCGTGGACACTCGCCCTCGCCGCGGCGGCCTCCGCGGCGGCCCGACTGTGTCTCGACCCACGCAGCGAGCCCGGCGGCGCGTGGCACGAGGCCGTGACCGACTACTGCGCCGGGCACATCCGCAAGGTCACCCGGCGGGCGCGGGCGGGCCACTGGGCCGCGGCCGGGGAGCTGCCCGGTGTGCTGGTCGAGGCGCGGGGGACCGCGCCGGTCCCCGTCCCGGACGCGGAACCGGCTTCGGACGAGGTGTCCGCGGAGGTGCGCGCCCTGGTCCCGGGTCTCGTCGACCGCCTCGACCCACGGATCTCCCGACTGCAGGTCGGCGGCACCGACGTGGCCCCGGACGCGGCGACACCGGCCGACGATCTCGACGCCGACCACGTCCTGCAGGTGTGGCTGCCGCCGGACGTGCCGATGACCCTGGGCAAGACGATGGCGCAGACCGGTCACGCCGGCATGATCGCGGCCGCCCTGATGGCGGCGGACGAACAGGACGCACTGCGCCGCTGGCGGGACGCCGGGTGCCCGGTCCGGGTGCACGGCCGGACGACCGAGTGGCCGCGGCTGCTCGGCACGGTCGGCGACGGCCGGGCGGGTTGGCGTGCGGACCGGTGGGTCGCCGTGCGCGACGCCGGGTTCACCGAGATCGCCCCGGGGACGGTCACCGTCCTGGCCCGCGCCCCGCGCTGACCGGACACCCGCCCGGACCCCGCTGTCGATCCGGACGTTCGCGCGGCGCGTCGCGCACGACACGCCGCTGTGGGACGTCCGAGCGTCATGATCGACGACGGGGGCGCACGCAGGGCGGTGCCGACCGACAGCAGTCGCTGCCGGCGCGTCAGCCCCGCGGGACGATCCAGAGCGAGGCGTGGGGAGCCAGCCAGAGGTTCCCGTCCAGCCCGATCTGCACGAGGGTGCCGGACAACGCGTCGACGCCGTCGGCGAGCCCGTGGGCGTGCAGCAGGTGGCCCGGCCAGGGACGCCATCCCGCGGTCACGTTGTACAGCTGCAGCATCACCCCGACCGGGTGCCGACGCAGCACCGGCAGGATCCCCGGATCGGCGAGCTCGGGGATCTCCGCCTCGACCGTGGCGTCCAGGTAGGGCAGCGAGGCACGCACCGTGGCGAAGTGCCGCAGGGCGGTGAACATGCGGCCGGCGACGGTGGCGCCGTCCTGTCGTTCCTCGGCCACGTCCCAGGGCATCCGCGGCCGGTGGGCCCACCGGTTGTCCTCCTCGTGGCCCGGTTCGGACGCCCAGTCCGGGTCGTTGCGCAGACCCAGCTCGTCACCCATCCAGATCACCGGGATGCCGCCCCAGCCGAACACCATCGCGTAACCGAGCAGCACCCGGGCCAGGGCCGCGTCGACCAGCCCGGCGCCGACCCGGCCGGGGACCGGGCCCGCCTGCAGGGCGACGTCCAACCCGCAGAGCGAGGCGGCGGTGCCGCTGATCCGCCGGTCGCCGGTGGCCGGATTCTCCTGGAACACCAGGCCGCGGGCCGGCGAACCGGGGAAGGACCCGGAGTAGTAGTCGGACAGGAAGGCCCGGTGCCCCCAGCCGGTCAGGCCCACGGCGGCGGCGTCCGCGTCGTCGATGGCCCAGCCGATGTCGTCGTGGCACCGCACGTACGTCACCCACGTGGTGCTGGCCGGGATGGGCGGGATGGCCCGCAGGGCGTGGGCGGCGAGCCGCACGTCCTGGGCGGCCAGCATCGACCAGATCTGCACCATGAGGCTGTTGTGGTACGCGATGTCGCTGACCTTGCCGTGGTGCACCCCGCGGCCCAGGTAGTGCACCAGGTCGGTCGGCCCGACGATGGCCTCGGCCTTGAAGGCCAGGGCCGGGCAGGCGATCCGGGAGACCGCCCGCAGGGCCTGGGTCAACGCGTGCACCTCGGGCTGGTTCTGGCAGTTCGTGCCCAGCCGCTTCCACAGGAAGGCGATGGCGTCCAATCGCACGACCTCCACGCCCAGATTGGCCAGGAACAGGATGATCTCCGCGAACTCGACGAGCACGTCCGGATTGGCCCAGTTCAGGTCCCACTGGAACGCGTTGAACGTCGTCCACACCCAGCGCTGCATCTCCGCGTTCCAGGTGAAGTTGCCCGGGGCGAAGTCGGGGAACACCTCCGGCAGCGTCCGCTCGAAGGCGTCGGGCTCCGCGCGGTCGGGGTAGAGCCGGAAGTAGTCCTGGTAGTGGGCGTCCCCGGCCCGGGCGGCCGCCGCCCAGGCGTGTTCCTCGGCCACATGGTTCAGGACGAGGTCGAGGACGAGGCTGATGCCGCGGCCCCGCAGAGCGGTGGCCAGGGCTCGCAGGTCCCCGGTGTCGCCCAGGTCGGCCCGGACCCGGCGGTAGTCGGCGACGGCGTAGCCCCCGTCGCTGTCGCCCGGCCGGGGTTCCAGCAGGGGCATCAGGTGCAGGTAGCTGACGCCCAGCTCGCTGAGGTAGTCGAGCCGGTCGCCCAGCCCCGCGAGGGTGCCGGCGAACCTGTCGGCGTAGGTCGCGTAGCCGATCATCCCCGGGTCGCAGATCCACGCGTCGTCCAGCGTGCGACGCAGGTCCAGCTCCTTGAGCTCGGGGTCGCGGTCGGCGAACGCCCGGGCGGCCGTGCCGATCAGTCGGCGCTCGAGCGGCCCCACGGCCGCGGCCGGGAAGACCGCGGCCAGCCCGTCGTGCAGATCGGCGAACCAGCGGTCCAGGCGCAGGTCGAACAGCTGCCGTTCGTGGGCGGGGGAGTCGGTCAGGACCTCGGCCGCGAGGTCGTGGAGATCACCGGGAGCGCAGCGCATGCGGCAATTCTCGCCGATCGCCGTACCCGGTGCCGGACGGGGTGTGCGGACACGAGCCGGACGCCACGCACCCGGCGCCCGTCGTTCAGGCGTCCAGCACCCGCACCCCGGCCGCCCGCATCTCCGCCACCGCCCGCTCGGTGTCGCCCGGGTGCAGTTCGACGAACCGGGTGAGGGTCAGCGGCACCGTGACGGCGTATCCCAGGGCCACTCCGTCCAGGGCGGTGCTCTTCACGCACCAGTCGCCGGCCAGGCCGACCACGGTCAGGTCGGTGATCCCCGCGGCGTCCATCAGATCGCCGAGCTCGGTCTCCCGCACCTCCCCGCTGGGCAGGTGCAGCACGGAGAAGGCGGAGTAGCCGTCCTCGGGGCCGCTGCCCTTGCGGATGACGGGCCCGTCCACCGGGATGCCGTCGACCATCTCCGCGCCCGGGGTGTCCATGACGCAGTGCACGGGCCAGAGGCCGCCGTCGACCGCGAAGTGCGGGGTCCGGGCCGGATGCCAGTCCTGCGTGTAGACGACCAGATCGCCCTCGGCGTGGGCCCGGCGGACGAGATCGGCGACCCCCTCGACGATGTCCGGTCCGCCCCGGACGTGCAGGGCCCCGGTGGGATCGACGAAGTCGTGCTGCATGTCCACCACGACGACGGCGTGCACCCGCTCGCTCATCGCTCCGCCCCGTGCGGATCGGCGCCACCCAGCAGGGTGGTCCGCAGGGCCGGGTCGCCCTGCGAGAGCTTGAGGCCCTCCCACGGCAGGCTGACCATGGCGGCCCGCAGGTGGTCCCGGGACTCGGCCAGGGTGGGCTGCGGGAGGGCGACCCCGCCCCGCACGAGCGGCACGGTGATCTCCCGGTCGTGCTCCTCGGGGACGGGCGCCACGGTGCCCGCACCGACCCGGTGGACGACCTCCTCGGTGGCCGTCCCGGTGGGCCGGTAGCGGCGGATCGCCCGCTTGTGGCCGCCGTGCGAGACCTTGTGCGCGCTGCGCTTCTCCACGGGGCGCCCGTCGACCTCGGTCAGCTTGTAGACCATGCCGGCGGTCGGCGCCCCGGATCCGGTGACCACGGACGTACCCACCCCGTACACGTCGACCGGCTCGGCCCGCAGGGCGGCGATGGCGAACTCGTCCAGGTCCCCGGACAGCACGATGCGGGTCCCGGTGGCGCCGAGGGAGTCCAGCTGCCGACGGGCCGAGCGGGCCAGCACACCGAGGTCACCGGAGTCGATGCGGATGGCGCCGAGCTCGGGCCCGGCCACCCGGATCGCCGTCGCGATGCCCTCGGTGATGTCGTAGGTGTCGACCAGCAGGGTGGTGCCCACCCCCAGGCTCGCGACCTGGGCGGCGAAGGCGGCCGCCTCGTCGTCGTGCAGCAGGGTGAACGCGTGCGCGGCCGTCCCGGCGGTGGGGATGCCGAATCGTCGGCCGGCCTCCAGGTTCGAGGTGGTGGCGAAGCCGGCCAGGTAGGCCGACCGCGCCGCGGCCACCGCGGCCTCCTCGTGGGTGCGCCGCGACCCCATCTCGATGAGCGGACGGTCGTCGGCCACGGAGGCCATCCGGGCCGCCGCGGACGCGATCGCGCAGTCGTGGTTGAGGATCGAGAGCACCAGCGTCTCCAGCACGACGGCGGCGAACGTCCCGGTGACGGTCAGCACGGGGGATCCCGGGAAGTACAGCTCGCCCTCGGGGTAGCCCTCGATGTCGCCGTCGAAGTGGTAGTCGGCCAGGAAGTCGATCGTCCGGGTGTCGAGGATGCCGGTGAGCCGTTGCAGCTCGGTCTCGCCGAACCGGAACGCCTCGACGGCCGGCAGCAACCGCCCCGTCCCGGCGACCACGCCGTACCGCCGCCCGGCGGGCAGCTTGCGGGCGAACACCTCGAACACGCAGGGCCGGTCCGCGGTCCCGTCGGCCAGGGCGGCCTGCAGCATCGTCAGCTCGTACTGATCGGTGAACAGCGCCGTGGAGGGCGGACCGGTGGTGGGGGACGGGCTCGGGCTCATGCGGGACAACGATAGGCCGGGCCGCCCGGCGGCCGGGGACCGCGTGTGCTCGCCCCCCGCGCGTCGATCGATCCGTGCCACACTCGCAGACGTGTCCGATTCCCACCGCCCGGCCGCGATCCGGTGCGGGGCACGTCCGGTCCGCCGGCCCGGACGCCCCCTGCCGGTCCCGGCGCCACGCTCCGGGAGTGCCACCGGCCCGGTCGTGACCCGGGTCAGCGCTGCACCCAGCCCCACCACCACCGAGCTGCCGGCCACCGACGTGACGGCCGACGCCCCCTGGGTCACCATCGTGTGGAACGACCCGGTGAACCTCATGTCGTACGTGACGCTGGTCTTCCAGCGGCTGCTCGGACACCCCCGTCCCCGCGCGGAGTCCCTGATGCTGGACGTGCACCACAAGGGCCGGGCCACCGTCTCCTCGGGGACCCGCGAGCAGATGGAGGCCGACGTCACCAAGCTGCAGGGTGCCGGCCTGTGGGCGACCCTGGCCCAGGACCGCTGATGCGCCCGTTCCGCCGCCGACTCGGCCGGTACTTCGCCTCGTTCACCGCCGAGGAGGCCTCGCTGGTCTCCGATCTGGTCGACCAGGTCCGGCAGCTGCTGGCCGGCCGACGGGCACAGGCCCCGGACGACCCGCTCGTCGCGATGACCGGGATGGTCGTCGGCTCGTCGCGTCCGCCGGAGGATCCCGCGGTGGCCCGGCTGCTGCCCGACTTCTCCACCGACGACGCCGAGCTGTCGTCCGCACTGCGGGTGCTGCGCGAGCCCGAGCTCATCGCGCTCAAGGACGGCGCGGCCGTGGCGCTGCTGGACTCGCTGCCGCGCGGCGGCGGCACCGTCCGTCTCGACGAGGACGCCGCCCAGTCGTGGATCGGCGCGCTGAACGACGTGCGGCTGGCCCTGGGGGTGCGGATGGACCTCACCGACGACGGCCCACCGCCCGGCGCGGACGACCCGCAGAGTCCGGAGGCCGCGATGTACGCCACCTACCGCTGGCTCTCCGCGGTGCAGGACTCGCTCGTCACCGCGATGGCACAGTGATCTTCCCCCGTTCGCGCTGGTCGGTGGCCGGGGCGACCGCGGCCCGGCGATAAGCTCGGGTCGTGCTGCGCATACCCCGGTCCATGGTCGAGGCCATCATCGGCCACGCCCGCGCCGATCATCCCGACGAGGCCTGCGGAATCATCGCCGGCCCGGCCGGGTCCGACCGGCCCACCCGGCTGGTCCCGATGATCAACGCCGAGCGGTCGCCGACGTTCTACCGGTTCGACTCCGCCGAACAGCTCGCGCTGTACAAGGAGATGGACGCGCGCGACGAGGAGGTCGTGGTCGTCTACCACTCGCACACCGCGACCGAGGCGTACCCGAGCCGTACGGACATCTCCTACGCCGGGGAGCCCCAGGCCCACTACGTGCTGGTCTCCACCCGCGAGCCGCACGCCGACGAGTTCCGGTCGTTCCGCATCCGGGACGGCAGGGTCGGCGAGGAGGAGGTCGAGATCGTCCCCGGTGACGAGGGCCCGGACGATCTCGACGGCTCCGGCCCGGACGGTCTCGACTGATCCGCAGTACAGGACGCGGGCGGGATCGTTTCGCACCCCGTCGGCGTTGCCCCTGACGATGGCCGTCCCGGCCGACGTCACCACCCGATCCATCCGCTGAGGAGCCCCATGAGCGTGTCCGTGTCCGTGCCGACGATCCTGCGCCCGGTGACCAAGGGCGAGAAGTCCGTCGCCGCCGAGGGCAGCACCCTCTCGGCCGTCATCACCGATCTGGACAGCCGCTACTCCGGCCTCGGCGACCGCCTGGTCAAGGACGGTGCCCTGCACCGTTTCGTGAACATCTACGTCAACGACGAGGACGTCCGGTTCACCGGCGGACTCGACACCGAGCTGAAGGACGGCGACCAGGTGACCATCCTTCCTGCCGTCGCCGGAGGCGACAGTTCAGCAACCGTCGCCGGAGGCTGATCCACTCGTGGCGCGGTACGAGAGCCTGATCGACGCGGTCGGCGGCACCCCCCTGGTGGGGCTGCCCCGGCTGTCGCCGTCCCCGAACGTCCGGCTGTGGGCGAAGTTGGAGGACCGCAACCCGACGGGGTCGATCAAGGACCGTCCCGCGTTGGCGATGGTCGCGGCGGCGGAGGCGGACGGCCGGCTGCGGCCGGGCTGCACCGTCATCGAGCCGACCAGCGGGAACACCGGCATCTCGTTGGCCATGGTGTGCCAGGTCAAGGGCTACCGGTTGATCTGCGTGATGCCGGAGAACACCTCGGAGGAGCGGCGGCTGCTACTGCGGGCCTACGGCGCGCAGATCATCTCCTCCCCGGCCGCGGGCGGTTCGAACGCCGCCGTGGCCAGGGCCAAGGAGCTGGCCGCCGACCACCCGGACTGGGTGATGCTCTACCAGTACGGGAACCCGGAGAACGCCCGTGCGCACTACGACACCACGGGTCCGGAGCTGCTCGCCGATCTGCCGACCATCACCCATTTCGTCGCCGGACTGGGCACCACCGGCACGTTGATGGGCGTGGGCCGGTACCTGCGCGAGAAGGTGCCGGACGTCTCGATCGTCGCCGCCGAGCCGCGGTACGGCGAGCTGGTGTACGGCCTGCGCAACCTGGACGAGGGCTTCGTGCCCGAGCTCTACGACGCATCGGTGCTCACCTCCCGGTTCTCCGTGGGCCCTGACGACGCCGTCCGCCGGACGCGGGAACTGCTCGAGGTGGAGGGCATCTTCGCCGGGATCTCCACGGGAGCGATCCTGCACGCGGCGCTGGGCATCGCGGCGAAGGTGGCCCGCGACCCGGAGGCCCGGGCGGACATCGCGCTGGTGGTCTGCGACGCCGGGTGGAAGTACCTGTCCACGGGCGTCTACGGCGCGCAGGACGACGCCGAGGCGGCGTCGGGCCTGGAGGGCCAGCTCTGGGCCTGACGGCCGGCTCGGCCCGCGGTCAGGGTCGATCTCCGGGTCGTCCCGGAGGTCGCGGCCCGGCCCGTCGGTAATCTGGGTGCATGACGATTCCCGTGCCAGGCATGCCCGGACCGGCTCCGGCGAAGCAGCGCAGCGCCCTGTTGCCCGCCAACGTGAAGGCCGCCGGGATCACCGTCGGCGCGTTCGGCCTGATCCTGGCCGTGGTCCAGCTCGTCAACGTGCTGACCGACGACTCCCTGGTGCGCTACGGCATCCAGCCGCGCAGCGTGGACGGTCTGCTCGGCATCCTCACCGCCCCGTTCATCCACGCCTCCTGGTCGCACCTGCTGGCCAACCTGGTGCCCGTCCTCGTGCTGGGCTTCCTGGTGATGATCGGCAGTGTCCGGCAGTTCGTGGCCGTGACCGTGCTGGTCTGGCTCGTCTCCGGTCTCGGGGTCTGGCTGATCTCGCCGTCGGGCACGGACACCGTGGGTGCGTCCGGCCTGGTCTTCGGCTGGCTGACCTATCTCGTCGCCCGGGGCGTGTTCACCCGGTCCTGGAAGCACATCCTGCTCGGGCTGGTGCTGCTCGCGCTGTACGGATCGGTGTTCTGGACGGGCATCGTCCAGCTCGCCGTCCGGGACATCAGCGGGGTGGTCACCGTCTCCTGGCAGGCGCATCTGTTCGGCGCCCTGGGCGGCGTGCTCGCCGGATTCCTCGTCGCCCGGGCGGATGCGCCGCGGCGACGCGCCGTCGCGGCCTGACCGACGCCCGCCGTCCCCGCCGGCAGTAGCGTCGAGAAGGTGCGCACCGACCCGCTCGACCCGTCCGCACCCATCGGCGTCTTCGACTCCGGGGTCGGCGGGCTGACCGTCGCCCGTGCGCTGATCGACCAACTGCCGGGGGAGAGCGTCCGCTACGTCGGGGACACGGCGAACGGGCCCTACGGTCCGCTGCCGATCGCCGAGGTCCGCCGGCACGCCCTGGCCGTGGCCGACGCCCTGGTCGACGACGGGGTGAAGATGCTGGTCATCGCCTGCAACACCGCCTCCGCGGCCTGCCTGGCCGATGCCCGCGAGCGCTACCCCGTGCCCGTCGTCGAGGTCATCCGGCCCGCGGTGCGCCGGGCGTCCGCGGTGACCCGCACCGGGTCGGTCGGCGTGATCGGTACCTCGGGGACGATCGCCTCCGGCGCCTACCAGGACGCCTTCGCGCCCAACCCCGGCATCACCGTGCACGCCACCGCCTGCCCGTCCTTCGTGGATTTCGTGGAACGCGGCATCACCTCCGGGCGCCAGGTCGTCGGTCTCGCCCAGGCCTACCTGGCGCCGCTGCAGCGCTCCGGCATCGACACCCTGGTGCTGGGCTGCACCCACTACCCGCTGCTCACCGGTGTGTTGTCCCTGGTCATGGGGGACGGGGTGACGCTGGTGTCCAGCGCCGAGGAGACGGCCAAGGACGTCTACCGGCAGCTCACCGAACGCGATCTGCTCGCCCCCGCCGGCGTGACCCCTCGGCACGAGTTCCTGGCCACCGGCGACCCCGAGCCGTTCGCCCGGCTGGGTCGCCGGTTCCTCGGCCCCGAGATCAGCGCGGTGTCCGGGCTCAGCCTGGTCTGAGGGGGCGCGACCGACGGTCCGTGCGCCCCACGGGGCGTCGGCACGGTCCGGGGTTGTCGGGGGAGCCCTCTAGCCTGGCAGCCATGACCAGCACGGGTACCACCTCATCCGGCCCCACCTCGTCGGGCGCACCCCGCGCCGACGGCCGGGCCGACGACGAACTCCGGCCCATCCGATTCACCCGCGGTTTCCAGGCCCATCCGGCCGGATCCGTCCTCGTCGAGTTCGGCGGGACCAAGGTGCTCTGCGCGGCCTCCGTCACCCGCGGCGTGCCCCGCTGGCGGCACGGCTCCGGGCTCGGCTGGCTCACCGCGGAGTACGCCATGCTCCCGTCGGCGACCCACGAGCGCAGCGCCCGGGAGTCGGTCAAGGGGAAGATCGGCGGCCGCACCCACGAGATCTCCCGGCTCATCGGCCGCTCCCTGCGGGCCTGCGTCGATCTGTCGGCCCTGGGCGAGAACACCATCGCGGTGGACTGCGACGTCCTGCAGGCCGACGGCGGCACCCGCACGGCCGCGATCACCGGCGCGTACGTCGCGCTGGCCGACGCGGTGGCCCTGTTGCGTGAGCAGAAGGCGCTGGCCCGGCCGAACCCGCTGTCCAGCCAGATCGCCGCCGTGTCCGTGGGGGTGGTGGGCGGCCGGGTGCGGCTCGACCTGCCCTACGAGGAGGACTCCCGCGCCGAGGTGGACATGAACATCGTGGCCACCGAGTCCGGTGAGCTGGTCGAGGTGCAGGGCACCGCCGAGGGGGCCACCTACTCCCGCGCCACGCTGGACGCCATGCTCGACTCCGCGCTGGCCGGCATCGCCCGGATCACCGAGCTGCAGCGCGAGGCGCTGGCCACCGCCCGGCCCGGAGCCGGCTCGTGAGCCGGGTGCTGCTCGCCACCCGCAACGCCAAGAAGCTCGTCGAGTTGCGCCGCATCGTCGGGGCCGAGGTGACCGTGCTGGGGCTGGACGATCTGCCGCCCTTCCCGGAGGAGCCGGAGACCGGGGCCACCTTCGAGGAGAACGCCCTGGCCAAGGCGGTGCAGGCGGCCCGGGAGACCGGCGAGATCGCCGTCGCCGACGACTCCGGCCTGGCCGTCGATGCGTTGAACGGCATGCCGGGCGTGCTGTCCGCCCGCTGGGCCGGGCGGCACGGCGACGATGCGGCCAACAACGCCCTGCTGCTCGCCCAGCTCGGCGACGTCCCGGACGAGCGGCGCGGCGCGATGTTCGTCAGCGCGGTCGCGATGGCCGTTCCCGGCGCGGAGCCGGTGGTGGTGCGGGGGGAGTGGCGCGGCCGCATCCTGCGGGCCGGCAGCGGGGCGAACGGTTTCGGGTACGACCCGCTCTTCGTCCCGGCCGAGAGCGACGAGGCGGGCGACGGCCGCACCTCCGCCGAACTGGCGCCGGCCGAGAAGGACGCGCTGTCGCACCGGGGGCGGGCGCTGGCCGTGCTGGCCCCGCAGCTGCTGGCGGCGGTGCGCGCCCGCTGAGGCCCGCGGACGAGAAAGGCCGGGCACACCCGCATGACGGGGTGCCCGGCCTTCGCCGTCGGGACCGTCAGCTCACGGGCGGCCGCGGGTCCGCCCGGCCGCACGGGCGATGATGGCGGCGATCGACGCGCCCAGCAGGGTGACGCCGATGATCAGGATCCAGGCGGTGACGCCCCAGTTGACCAACTGCCCCGAGTCGAAGAAGAGATCGACGAATCCGGCGATCCGGTCGGCGCCGTCGTAGCTGACGACCGACCACACCCCGGCGCCGGTGAGCGCGATGCCCGGCAACAGGGTGGCCCAGGGAGACCATCCGTTCAGGATGACGGCGATCAGGATCAGCACACCCCCACCGATGGTGAGGATGATGTCCCGGACCGATCCGGTGGTGCCGGAGTCGAGCATGGTGGTGGCCAGGCGGGAGCCGAACTCACCCACCAGGTACAGCCCACCGGCGACGAGCAGGGCACCCAGCAGGGTGCTGATGACGGCGGCGACCGCGCGACCGCCCGGGTCCCGGCCGGTGCCCGACGACGGCAGCGCGGCGCCGGCGGGCGGCGCGATCACCATCGGTTCGGCGGCCGCGGGGACCAGCGGGGAGTGGCCCGGCACCGAGGGCGCGTAGTCGGCGGGGCCGGGGATCGACGTGGTCGGTGCATCGGCTCCCGCGTACCCCGGGGTGTACCCGGGGGACTGCCCGG
Proteins encoded in this window:
- the rdgB gene encoding RdgB/HAM1 family non-canonical purine NTP pyrophosphatase, with translation MSRVLLATRNAKKLVELRRIVGAEVTVLGLDDLPPFPEEPETGATFEENALAKAVQAARETGEIAVADDSGLAVDALNGMPGVLSARWAGRHGDDAANNALLLAQLGDVPDERRGAMFVSAVAMAVPGAEPVVVRGEWRGRILRAGSGANGFGYDPLFVPAESDEAGDGRTSAELAPAEKDALSHRGRALAVLAPQLLAAVRAR